The Opitutaceae bacterium genome has a window encoding:
- a CDS encoding TonB-dependent receptor plug domain-containing protein: MQLIHKSRDLVSLAGLALIPTFGLAQEAPASTATDAGADDEVVLLSPFEVNTTEDAGNYAATSTLGGTRLKTDLRDVAASISVVTEQFLKDTNAKNNQDLLTYTTNTEVGGSRGNFAGTGNGNTVNENRSLVSPNANTRVRGLDEADNTRDFFLTDIPWDSYNVDRVDLQRGPNSILFGVGSAAGIINTSTITANTAANKGNIKNQLGGYGSVRWSADYNWAIVKNVLALRVAALDDKQRFRQKPAYSHDKRVFATATFRPQLLPKEFAGATGLRGNFERGHSRSNRPRYLPPIDRITPFFDNANGLKKGFDPYGSTVAVQRIAGGNPANRQRQSDASYAVPYLAANFGGTYDDSLLIAYNNGQQDPTYARVKQIRNPGYNAQGQRDGGLDGSYAELTTIAGFNEYARNVDYLDRQAGQPSRYLAADKNFWKDKTLSDSSIFDFYNNLYDGDNKREWRDFKAYDLALNQTFFDNRVGFEAVYDFQENQEGAVGTTFGGTPYISVDVNKYTIKEMPRYGYIDKGNGDYYVNLDDVTGGDLNPHFGEAYFAGTNGSGYNEKRERENLRFTGFGEFRSTDVFDKESLFAKILGKQRLTGLLNADERKSHRRQWLPYAIGTEWAQTIDQQANTLGSANRSLATIVYTQANVGGTRMSNLSSLNSASGLNLSRMRTLIDPRDGLAAEYWNNTWTAGNIFGDPWTKPLPSGNGAGPATIYNSTQSENPANFIGWTQGRVPVLSADRGDIDQLTTASGKVYTELKSKGLTWQGYFFGGDLVPTYGWRKDELYTYGSSGAVDPKTAVVSDQYELKDSGNGSRKEFQTRTWGIVGHLPQSLARKLPFGTSISAFYNNSNNVRPEVRFGFDTKELADQSGNSKDYGVVLSTLDDRLSFKVTKFKTVAKNVSISGGDTGTLGNQTYILNEIEGRGAGNVAVLQRGRQGLNDNEFWFWNWKWVDEDAFGPNGTVRDAAWESSAATLKQKAAMDDFVAGMPSQEWYTAFGYDLNVAAYKAAYAAGDGEAMRAAFNKGQWVGTQGTLATIGSGTGGKIRNIAAPVGTIDQVSEGYEFEIVAKPTKTWNVAINASKVKAYRGELGESLSNWIEAQYQRWQGKAGDLRLWWAGDEPIRKMYNNSIWAAYQFQKGAKGQAAPEVRPWRFNVVTTYGFENGFLKGAYVGGGYRWQDRQILGYKINAAGDNLDATKPIHGSSEGLIDFWAGYNRKLTSKLNWNIQLNMRNLFKDERLIPISVNPDGTTAAARIAEGMRWELTNTLSF; the protein is encoded by the coding sequence ATGCAATTGATTCACAAGTCTCGGGACTTGGTGAGCCTCGCTGGCCTCGCCTTGATCCCAACCTTTGGTCTTGCCCAAGAAGCTCCCGCTTCCACGGCGACCGATGCCGGTGCTGATGATGAAGTCGTTCTTCTCAGTCCGTTCGAAGTAAACACAACCGAAGACGCCGGCAATTATGCTGCGACAAGCACTCTGGGCGGCACCCGCCTGAAGACTGATTTGCGCGACGTTGCTGCGTCCATCAGCGTCGTAACGGAGCAGTTCCTGAAAGACACAAATGCCAAGAATAACCAGGACCTGCTGACGTACACCACCAACACTGAAGTGGGCGGCTCGCGCGGCAACTTCGCAGGTACAGGTAACGGCAACACGGTGAACGAGAACCGTTCGCTCGTCAGCCCGAACGCCAACACCCGTGTGCGTGGCCTCGACGAAGCGGACAATACCCGCGACTTTTTCCTGACCGATATCCCGTGGGACTCCTACAACGTGGATCGCGTCGACCTCCAGCGCGGACCGAATTCCATCTTGTTTGGCGTCGGCAGCGCAGCCGGCATCATCAACACATCGACGATCACTGCCAACACCGCAGCAAACAAGGGCAACATCAAGAATCAACTCGGCGGCTACGGCAGCGTCCGTTGGTCTGCGGACTACAACTGGGCGATCGTGAAGAACGTCCTCGCCTTGCGTGTGGCGGCACTCGATGACAAGCAGCGCTTCCGCCAGAAGCCCGCCTATTCGCATGACAAGCGCGTGTTTGCCACCGCCACCTTCCGGCCTCAACTGCTTCCAAAAGAGTTTGCCGGCGCGACCGGCCTCAGGGGGAATTTCGAACGTGGACATTCACGTTCCAACAGGCCCCGCTACCTCCCGCCAATCGACCGTATCACGCCGTTCTTTGACAATGCGAACGGCCTGAAGAAGGGCTTCGATCCTTATGGTTCAACGGTTGCGGTGCAGCGCATTGCTGGTGGCAACCCAGCGAATCGCCAGCGCCAGTCCGACGCGTCTTACGCCGTCCCGTACCTGGCCGCCAATTTTGGCGGTACCTACGACGACTCGCTCCTGATTGCCTACAACAACGGACAGCAGGATCCGACTTACGCTCGCGTCAAACAGATCCGTAACCCCGGCTATAATGCCCAGGGCCAACGTGACGGAGGTCTTGATGGCTCATATGCGGAGCTGACGACGATCGCCGGCTTCAATGAGTATGCCCGCAACGTCGACTACCTTGATCGCCAAGCAGGCCAGCCGTCGCGCTACCTAGCGGCGGACAAGAATTTCTGGAAAGACAAGACTCTGTCTGATTCGTCGATCTTCGATTTCTACAACAACCTTTACGACGGTGACAACAAACGCGAGTGGCGCGATTTCAAGGCCTATGATCTCGCATTGAACCAGACGTTCTTCGACAACCGCGTCGGCTTTGAGGCGGTTTACGACTTCCAGGAGAACCAGGAAGGTGCTGTCGGAACAACCTTTGGTGGCACTCCGTACATCAGCGTCGATGTCAATAAGTACACGATCAAGGAGATGCCCCGCTATGGTTACATCGACAAGGGCAACGGTGACTACTACGTCAATCTCGATGACGTGACTGGGGGGGACCTCAATCCGCACTTCGGAGAAGCGTACTTCGCTGGAACAAATGGCTCCGGCTACAATGAAAAGCGTGAGCGTGAAAATCTCCGCTTCACCGGCTTCGGCGAGTTCCGCTCCACCGATGTCTTCGACAAGGAATCGCTCTTTGCCAAGATCCTCGGCAAGCAGCGCCTGACCGGTTTGCTCAATGCAGACGAGCGCAAGTCGCATCGGCGCCAGTGGTTGCCCTATGCCATCGGCACCGAATGGGCGCAGACGATCGACCAGCAAGCCAACACACTCGGTTCCGCGAATCGCAGCCTTGCTACGATCGTCTATACCCAGGCGAACGTGGGAGGCACTAGGATGTCCAACCTCTCGTCCCTCAACTCCGCCTCCGGTCTAAACCTGAGCCGTATGCGCACGTTGATCGATCCTCGTGATGGACTCGCCGCTGAGTACTGGAACAATACCTGGACCGCTGGCAATATCTTCGGCGATCCCTGGACCAAGCCGCTACCGTCGGGCAACGGCGCCGGCCCGGCGACCATCTACAACTCAACGCAGTCCGAAAATCCCGCCAATTTCATCGGCTGGACCCAGGGTCGCGTACCCGTCCTCAGCGCGGATCGTGGGGACATCGATCAACTCACCACCGCATCAGGCAAGGTTTATACCGAGCTCAAGTCGAAGGGTCTCACCTGGCAGGGCTACTTCTTCGGTGGGGATCTCGTCCCGACCTATGGCTGGCGCAAAGATGAGCTCTACACCTATGGCAGCTCAGGTGCCGTTGATCCAAAGACCGCTGTCGTCTCGGACCAATACGAGCTCAAGGATTCAGGCAATGGGTCACGCAAGGAATTCCAGACCAGGACCTGGGGCATCGTGGGCCACCTGCCGCAGTCACTCGCCCGTAAGCTCCCGTTCGGGACAAGCATCAGTGCATTCTACAACAACTCAAACAACGTTCGCCCAGAAGTGCGGTTTGGCTTCGACACGAAGGAACTCGCTGACCAGAGCGGCAATTCCAAGGACTACGGCGTCGTGCTGAGTACTTTGGATGATCGGCTCTCGTTCAAGGTCACCAAGTTCAAGACCGTGGCGAAGAATGTTTCCATCTCTGGTGGCGACACCGGAACCCTTGGAAACCAAACCTACATCCTCAATGAAATTGAGGGTCGCGGTGCAGGTAACGTCGCTGTTCTGCAGCGCGGACGCCAGGGCCTTAACGACAACGAATTCTGGTTCTGGAACTGGAAGTGGGTTGACGAAGACGCATTCGGTCCCAACGGCACCGTGCGCGACGCCGCATGGGAAAGCTCAGCGGCTACTCTGAAGCAGAAGGCTGCCATGGACGACTTCGTCGCCGGAATGCCCTCGCAGGAATGGTATACTGCTTTCGGTTATGATCTCAACGTCGCTGCGTACAAGGCGGCCTATGCTGCTGGCGACGGCGAAGCCATGCGCGCTGCCTTCAACAAGGGTCAGTGGGTTGGCACACAGGGCACACTCGCGACGATCGGCTCGGGGACAGGCGGAAAGATTCGCAACATTGCTGCTCCTGTGGGAACGATCGACCAGGTCTCGGAAGGCTATGAGTTCGAGATCGTGGCCAAGCCCACCAAGACGTGGAATGTGGCGATCAATGCGTCGAAGGTGAAAGCCTACCGCGGCGAACTTGGCGAATCTCTGTCCAACTGGATCGAGGCCCAATATCAACGCTGGCAGGGTAAGGCTGGCGACCTCCGGCTCTGGTGGGCCGGTGACGAGCCGATCCGCAAGATGTATAACAATTCCATCTGGGCCGCCTACCAGTTCCAGAAGGGTGCCAAAGGTCAGGCCGCTCCTGAAGTTCGTCCGTGGCGCTTCAATGTGGTCACGACCTACGGCTTCGAGAACGGCTTCCTGAAGGGCGCCTACGTCGGTGGCGGCTATCGCTGGCAGGATCGCCAGATCCTCGGCTACAAGATCAATGCCGCTGGCGATAACCTTGATGCCACCAAGCCGATCCATGGTTCCTCCGAGGGCCTGATCGACTTCTGGGCTGGATACAATCGCAAGCTCACATCTAAGCTCAATTGGAACATCCAATTGAACATGCGGAACCTGTTCAAGGATGAGCGCCTGATCCCCATCAGCGTGAATCCTGACGGCACCACCGCAGCTGCCCGTATTGCCGAGGGCATGCGTTGGGAGCTTACGAATACGCTTAGTTTCTGA
- a CDS encoding zinc-binding alcohol dehydrogenase, whose protein sequence is MQSAHPSRIVFTGKQQVQLESFSLPAVGGKEVHVRTEFSLMSTGTENIVFNRAFDPGTHWDGWVKYPFYPGYTSVGVIVAVGSDVSDRRVGQRVAYRVGHASDALVSSDATFPIPDALPSEEAIWFALAKIAFQGARAAQYFLGDSALVIGAGPVGQMSIRWAAAAGCKYVVAVDPLESRLAVAKAGGATTVIGAPIANCRDQVLAACDGALPRIVIDGTGNHAVFASALSLTESFGRVVILGDTGQPTAQTLTHDVITRGLTIVGAHDIHENAQWNDASVSSLFFALSTTNRFNLKNLTSHRFKPQECQDAYRLANTERAKTMGVLFDWSK, encoded by the coding sequence ATGCAATCAGCACATCCCTCCCGTATTGTCTTCACAGGCAAGCAACAGGTTCAACTGGAGTCCTTCTCCCTTCCCGCAGTGGGCGGAAAGGAGGTGCACGTCCGTACCGAGTTCTCGCTGATGAGCACAGGCACCGAGAACATCGTGTTCAATCGAGCCTTTGACCCGGGGACCCACTGGGACGGCTGGGTGAAGTATCCGTTCTACCCAGGCTACACGTCGGTGGGAGTGATAGTCGCGGTCGGCTCTGATGTTTCAGATCGCCGAGTTGGACAGCGTGTCGCCTACCGCGTGGGCCATGCGTCGGATGCGCTGGTGTCGTCTGATGCGACGTTCCCGATTCCGGATGCTTTGCCGTCGGAAGAGGCAATCTGGTTTGCGTTGGCAAAGATCGCGTTCCAAGGCGCACGCGCAGCCCAATATTTCCTGGGAGATTCGGCCCTTGTCATTGGTGCCGGCCCGGTTGGCCAGATGTCGATTCGCTGGGCGGCAGCTGCAGGCTGCAAATATGTTGTCGCCGTCGATCCACTCGAAAGCCGCCTGGCGGTCGCCAAGGCTGGCGGCGCCACAACCGTGATTGGCGCTCCCATTGCCAATTGTCGGGATCAAGTGCTCGCGGCGTGCGATGGCGCGTTGCCCCGGATCGTAATTGACGGAACGGGAAACCACGCCGTGTTTGCTTCCGCACTCTCCCTTACCGAATCATTCGGACGAGTGGTGATTTTGGGCGACACCGGCCAGCCGACCGCCCAGACCCTCACTCATGATGTGATTACTCGCGGTCTCACGATTGTTGGGGCTCACGACATCCATGAGAACGCGCAATGGAATGACGCATCCGTGTCGTCGCTGTTCTTCGCACTTTCTACGACGAACCGGTTTAATTTGAAGAATCTCACCTCTCATCGATTCAAGCCGCAAGAGTGCCAGGATGCCTATCGACTTGCGAACACCGAGCGTGCAAAAACCATGGGGGTCCTGTTCGACTGGTCCAAGTGA
- a CDS encoding MFS transporter, which yields MPTSTTPPESTAPATRSDKIPLLEKFAYATGGITDLYGHWIYNTLAMTVFNIYLGVPPVQVGLALMITRLFDGFVDPAFGWLSDNTRTRFGRRRPYILVGSVISGIALPALFFASPSWTHQQLFLFMVVSGLLYAPLISCFNMPYQSLGAEMTPDYHERTSLMSWRAIVQKIAGIGLNYSLVIATLPFFNDSVTGKPNVLLGAQVACAIAGVFMIAAGLLNFFCVRERYYEAAKKQEKVPVGEAVRGIFRNRPFLIVVAVGLLFAGPTAMVSQLGFYSMVYHIHHGDVAASADLNFWAGVAYNLLGGFLGVPLAGWISRRIGKELTLKWLLFTGAISYLVSWWMFTPALPSLAIVCVGLQGLTATGVWVILPSMVVDTVDHDEHNTRTRREGIYASGFSWAVKLGISSSMLISAQVLEWSGFDAALGGNQTQATLLGIRGSFALIPGIALIVGWLLLLFYGLSESRVREIRLVLEQRRGKV from the coding sequence ATGCCCACAAGCACTACACCTCCTGAGTCCACTGCGCCGGCAACGCGAAGCGACAAGATCCCGCTGCTGGAGAAGTTTGCCTATGCGACCGGCGGGATAACCGACCTGTACGGGCACTGGATCTACAACACGCTCGCGATGACGGTGTTCAACATCTACCTCGGCGTTCCGCCGGTGCAGGTGGGTCTCGCGCTGATGATCACGCGGTTGTTCGACGGCTTCGTTGATCCAGCGTTTGGGTGGCTGTCGGACAACACCCGCACGCGGTTCGGACGCCGACGTCCCTACATCCTGGTTGGTTCCGTGATCTCGGGCATCGCACTTCCCGCACTCTTCTTTGCGTCTCCGTCGTGGACCCACCAGCAACTGTTTCTCTTCATGGTGGTATCGGGGTTGTTGTATGCGCCCCTGATCAGCTGTTTCAACATGCCGTACCAGAGTCTGGGCGCGGAAATGACACCCGACTACCATGAGCGCACGTCGCTGATGTCATGGCGGGCCATCGTTCAGAAGATCGCGGGCATCGGGCTCAACTACAGCTTGGTCATCGCCACACTGCCCTTTTTCAATGACTCCGTAACAGGAAAACCGAATGTTCTCCTGGGTGCGCAGGTGGCCTGTGCGATCGCTGGTGTCTTCATGATCGCCGCCGGTCTGCTCAACTTCTTCTGCGTGCGCGAACGCTATTATGAAGCGGCCAAGAAGCAGGAGAAGGTTCCGGTGGGGGAGGCCGTTCGTGGAATCTTCCGAAACCGACCGTTTCTTATCGTGGTTGCCGTGGGTCTCTTGTTTGCAGGTCCCACCGCGATGGTATCCCAACTCGGTTTCTATTCGATGGTGTATCATATCCATCATGGGGATGTGGCTGCCTCCGCGGACCTGAACTTCTGGGCCGGCGTCGCTTACAATCTGCTCGGTGGATTCCTGGGTGTGCCGCTAGCCGGGTGGATCTCGCGTAGAATTGGCAAGGAGCTGACTCTGAAATGGCTGCTCTTCACCGGAGCGATTTCCTATCTCGTGTCGTGGTGGATGTTCACGCCCGCGCTTCCTTCGCTTGCGATCGTTTGCGTGGGGTTGCAAGGGCTCACTGCAACCGGCGTCTGGGTCATCCTCCCTTCTATGGTGGTGGATACCGTGGATCACGACGAACACAACACTCGCACCCGTCGCGAGGGCATTTATGCGTCCGGTTTTTCATGGGCTGTAAAGCTGGGAATCTCGTCGAGCATGCTCATCTCAGCACAGGTGCTCGAGTGGAGCGGCTTTGATGCCGCCCTGGGCGGCAACCAAACCCAGGCAACGTTGCTGGGTATCCGTGGTTCGTTCGCGCTCATCCCAGGGATCGCGTTGATCGTGGGATGGCTGTTGTTGTTGTTCTACGGGCTATCGGAATCCCGCGTTCGCGAGATTCGCTTGGTACTCGAGCAGCGTCGCGGGAAAGTCTGA
- a CDS encoding M12 family metallo-peptidase, producing the protein MKRVVLLISAAFIAATVILPFLSWKAGGKMTDSTPCVSRNDGPVPTGAQQASHDCQSGCTHGADYSQPDRVIAGIQAQLPSSAGFVSPSLRAADWQIKNPAELSVALPGQAPLTFKWEMSATRGDSQVWRGRARDKPGAFLVLAASAATWSAVISTSDGDTYEIIAGSDGRQQLVEFKDAVHCGTCEGSVQAAPVNPGTSTAGGPRAAASTTQMIDVLFIYDDSAVTSAGGNKDLIATRMLARLEASNAVLANSQITNFTWNSLGSYHISGYTRSGKLEEDLTAISDRTSSAGSFARQKADELGADQIVFVVGDPIDWGGIAHTPGTHSVVGWTQTPYYTLTHELGHNFGCNHDRQTSAAADGDGKHSYGFRYTNARGEDTGTVMSYASNIVPYFSNPNILLDGVALGIAVGQPRAAHNAKVVTDYAPTLVAVRNPMSTPIITEQPVSIASAAGAGATLSTQAAGSGVSYQWVRNGENIQGANSRTLVFSELTSAEAGRYVCVVTNSLGSLTTQEVDVSIQLEWDSNPNARLVNLSSRSAASNDANAQFGGFIVEGPDEKSFLVRASGPALVPLGVTGTLTNPRLELRRINDQALMGENDQWGAEGMTAAMQATFDSVGAFGWEVGSQDAAVVRLLKSGAYTGVVSSVTKSTGVALIEIYETEFTPGTRLINLSTRAPLNKGNDSLIAGFVIDGFGLKTILVRGSGPALAKFLGDVLADDPVLELYDQSTGRKVIVNDNWGDDDPDTIRAVASSSGAFAWDEGSLDAAAVVTLRPGAYTAVIQCKNQPGIGLVEVYDVNK; encoded by the coding sequence ATGAAACGAGTCGTCCTTCTGATATCTGCGGCTTTTATTGCCGCCACCGTGATACTTCCATTCCTCTCCTGGAAGGCGGGAGGGAAGATGACGGATTCCACGCCGTGCGTCTCACGGAACGACGGTCCTGTTCCAACGGGCGCACAGCAAGCTTCACATGATTGCCAAAGCGGCTGCACCCATGGTGCGGACTATTCCCAGCCGGATCGCGTAATCGCTGGCATCCAGGCACAGCTCCCCAGCTCTGCAGGATTTGTGTCTCCATCCCTCCGCGCCGCCGATTGGCAAATCAAGAATCCCGCGGAACTCTCGGTCGCCCTTCCGGGCCAGGCGCCCCTGACGTTTAAGTGGGAAATGAGCGCCACGCGCGGAGACTCACAAGTCTGGAGGGGTCGCGCCAGGGACAAACCGGGTGCATTCTTGGTGTTGGCAGCTTCAGCTGCAACCTGGTCGGCCGTCATTTCCACGTCCGACGGCGACACATATGAGATCATCGCTGGCAGTGATGGGCGCCAGCAACTGGTGGAATTCAAGGACGCTGTGCACTGCGGAACCTGCGAAGGCAGCGTGCAAGCCGCGCCTGTAAATCCCGGCACGTCGACTGCAGGCGGCCCTCGCGCAGCCGCTTCAACCACGCAGATGATTGACGTGCTGTTCATCTACGACGACTCCGCAGTGACGAGCGCGGGTGGGAACAAGGACCTAATTGCAACGCGGATGCTTGCCCGCCTTGAGGCGTCAAACGCGGTTCTCGCCAACAGCCAGATCACCAACTTCACGTGGAACAGCCTAGGATCGTATCACATTTCTGGATACACGAGGAGCGGCAAGCTTGAGGAGGACCTGACTGCCATTTCCGACCGGACGTCATCCGCGGGGAGCTTTGCGCGCCAGAAGGCCGACGAGCTCGGCGCCGATCAGATCGTCTTCGTCGTGGGCGATCCCATCGATTGGGGCGGCATCGCCCATACACCCGGCACCCACTCCGTGGTTGGCTGGACGCAGACACCCTATTACACGCTCACGCATGAGCTTGGCCACAATTTCGGCTGCAATCATGACCGGCAGACGTCGGCGGCGGCGGATGGGGATGGCAAACACTCCTACGGATTCCGCTACACCAATGCGCGGGGCGAGGATACCGGCACCGTCATGTCCTATGCATCGAACATCGTGCCCTACTTCAGCAACCCCAACATCCTGCTCGACGGAGTAGCGCTCGGCATCGCCGTCGGACAACCGCGGGCCGCGCATAACGCCAAGGTGGTCACCGATTATGCTCCGACGTTGGTGGCAGTTCGAAATCCGATGTCGACACCGATCATCACCGAGCAACCCGTGTCAATCGCGAGCGCGGCCGGCGCGGGCGCAACCTTGAGCACCCAGGCGGCTGGGTCGGGGGTGAGCTACCAATGGGTGCGCAACGGTGAGAACATCCAGGGTGCAAACAGCCGCACGTTGGTTTTTTCCGAGCTCACCTCGGCCGAGGCGGGCAGGTATGTGTGTGTGGTAACCAACTCCCTCGGCTCGCTAACCACCCAAGAGGTGGATGTCTCCATCCAACTTGAATGGGACAGCAATCCCAACGCGCGGTTGGTCAATCTTTCAAGCAGGTCGGCCGCGAGCAACGATGCCAATGCTCAATTTGGAGGCTTCATCGTTGAGGGACCGGATGAAAAATCCTTCCTGGTTCGCGCAAGCGGACCGGCTTTGGTCCCATTGGGCGTGACCGGAACCCTAACGAACCCTCGACTGGAACTCAGGCGCATTAACGATCAGGCGTTGATGGGCGAGAATGACCAATGGGGTGCGGAGGGAATGACAGCCGCGATGCAAGCCACTTTCGATTCGGTCGGTGCTTTTGGCTGGGAGGTAGGATCCCAGGACGCGGCAGTGGTCCGTTTGCTGAAGAGCGGCGCCTACACAGGGGTCGTCAGTTCGGTGACCAAATCCACAGGCGTGGCTTTGATCGAAATCTATGAGACCGAGTTCACTCCTGGCACACGGCTCATCAACCTCTCGACCCGAGCCCCGCTTAACAAAGGCAATGATTCTCTGATAGCGGGCTTCGTCATCGATGGATTCGGGCTGAAGACCATCCTCGTGCGTGGGAGCGGCCCGGCGCTCGCGAAATTTCTCGGCGACGTTCTTGCCGACGATCCCGTCTTGGAACTCTACGATCAATCGACCGGACGAAAGGTCATTGTGAACGACAATTGGGGCGACGATGACCCGGACACGATTCGAGCCGTTGCCTCGTCTTCAGGCGCTTTTGCGTGGGACGAAGGATCGTTGGATGCTGCGGCGGTTGTCACGCTTCGTCCAGGCGCTTACACCGCAGTGATCCAATGCAAGAATCAGCCTGGCATCGGCCTCGTCGAGGTCTACGACGTCAACAAGTAG
- a CDS encoding DUF5069 domain-containing protein yields MPSRPIPGSSGDVLDCLPSPYLPHPATGLLYLPRFIAKCRYVKAHGTLPPSYAKNYKRGLDRFLCLHLGVDPVAVEAAVHAATDDTDLDTKLRQLFPADVRAAKWNRELVQKGMTPAGQDFLMEALAAMGCADRAGEIKSVPDLIDFDEGRIE; encoded by the coding sequence ATGCCTTCGCGACCGATTCCCGGCTCCTCCGGCGATGTCCTCGACTGCCTCCCTTCGCCCTATCTGCCCCATCCTGCCACCGGGCTGCTCTACCTTCCTCGGTTCATCGCCAAGTGCCGGTACGTGAAAGCACACGGCACCCTCCCGCCGAGCTACGCAAAGAACTACAAGCGAGGGCTTGATCGATTCCTGTGTCTCCATCTCGGCGTGGATCCCGTGGCTGTCGAGGCGGCTGTGCACGCAGCCACCGATGATACGGATTTGGATACCAAGCTAAGGCAGCTTTTCCCGGCTGATGTGCGCGCGGCGAAGTGGAACCGCGAACTCGTGCAGAAGGGCATGACTCCCGCCGGCCAGGATTTCCTAATGGAAGCTCTCGCCGCAATGGGATGTGCGGACAGGGCAGGCGAGATCAAGAGCGTTCCGGACCTCATCGACTTCGACGAGGGCCGGATCGAGTAG
- a CDS encoding fatty acid desaturase, with amino-acid sequence MSEKSVPSLPRRTLTALVQWFDADFTPGGADAMRREEDRVDWIRCIPFVILHLGCLGIIWVGASSFAVWTAVALYFLRMFAVTGIYHRYFSHKTYSTSRLGQFFLALWGATCVQRGALWWAYHHRHHHQHSDDEEDAHSPHVHGFLWSHIGWITSRRNFPTDYSKVKDLAKYPELVFLNRFDSLVPFLFALGLFGFGSLLEMYAPGLGTNGWQMLVWGFFVSTTALFHGTSCINSLAHLMGRRRFKTTDDSRNSFILAIVTLGEGWHNNHHRYQSATRNGFYWWEIDPTYYGLKLLSYTGLIWGLKAVPESILEEGRHAEHHKSVEAAARSAASHDYTSLKKMVPAAAAIAIATVQAADATAPRKAEGPAIHKDVSSLKTDRPT; translated from the coding sequence ATGTCAGAAAAATCAGTTCCCTCACTTCCTCGCCGCACGCTCACGGCGCTCGTTCAATGGTTTGATGCCGACTTCACGCCCGGCGGTGCAGATGCGATGCGGAGGGAGGAGGATCGGGTCGATTGGATTCGATGCATTCCATTCGTAATCTTGCACTTGGGCTGCCTTGGCATCATCTGGGTTGGCGCCAGCAGCTTCGCGGTCTGGACGGCCGTTGCACTGTATTTCCTCCGCATGTTTGCGGTAACAGGCATCTACCACCGGTACTTCTCGCACAAGACCTATAGCACGTCCCGGCTTGGCCAGTTCTTCCTGGCACTTTGGGGTGCCACCTGCGTGCAACGTGGCGCACTCTGGTGGGCCTACCACCATCGCCATCACCACCAGCACTCCGACGATGAAGAGGACGCACATTCCCCTCATGTCCACGGATTTCTGTGGTCGCACATCGGCTGGATCACCAGCCGCCGGAACTTTCCGACCGATTACTCGAAAGTGAAGGATCTCGCGAAGTATCCGGAACTGGTGTTCCTGAACCGCTTCGACAGCCTCGTCCCGTTTCTATTCGCCCTGGGGCTATTCGGCTTCGGTAGCCTGCTCGAAATGTATGCGCCCGGCCTCGGCACAAATGGTTGGCAGATGCTTGTGTGGGGCTTTTTTGTGAGCACCACGGCGCTTTTCCACGGGACTTCCTGCATCAATTCCCTCGCCCACTTGATGGGACGCCGCCGGTTCAAAACGACCGACGACTCGAGGAACAGCTTCATCCTGGCAATCGTCACCCTGGGAGAAGGTTGGCACAACAATCACCACCGCTATCAGAGCGCCACTCGCAACGGCTTCTACTGGTGGGAAATCGATCCGACCTATTATGGCCTGAAGCTGCTCTCCTACACCGGCCTGATCTGGGGCCTCAAGGCGGTGCCTGAGTCAATTCTTGAGGAAGGTCGCCATGCCGAGCACCACAAATCCGTTGAAGCTGCAGCACGGTCTGCCGCCTCACACGATTACACGTCGCTTAAAAAAATGGTGCCTGCGGCTGCGGCAATCGCCATCGCGACGGTCCAGGCTGCAGATGCGACCGCTCCGAGGAAGGCCGAAGGCCCCGCGATCCACAAGGACGTGAGCTCGCTCAAGACCGACCGGCCGACGTAA